The following proteins are encoded in a genomic region of Musa acuminata AAA Group cultivar baxijiao chromosome BXJ2-11, Cavendish_Baxijiao_AAA, whole genome shotgun sequence:
- the LOC135627003 gene encoding probable serine/threonine-protein kinase PBL23 has translation MGCFCCFNSSDVQEEPTEEEEGRERNALASLVNNLAIESDTQKHISVAEELLRIGNGNNSTRVFTFDELSAATNNFKAECLLGEGGFGRVYKGHLEDTNQDIAVKQLQRNGLQGNREFLVEVLMLSLLHHPNLVNLIGYCADGDQRILVYECMHLGSLEDHLLDLSSNKKPLDWSTRMKIAEGAARGLEYLHDIANPPVIYRDFKASNILLDEEYNPKLSDFGLAKVGPVGDKSHVSTRVMGTYGYCAPEYALTGQLTKMSDVYSFGVVFLEIITGRRAIDTSRPSNEQNLVHWAEPLFKDKKRFVEMADPLLEGNYPLKGLYQALAVAAMCLQEEASNRPLISDVVTALEYLSSPPNEASQSSKESFSRSLSSQDSAEEKDSANDGGGEAQSKLEGEETRNSLRFKEENIERI, from the exons ATGGGTTGCTTCTGCTGTTTCAATTCATCCGATGTGCAAGAGGAGCCCaccgaggaggaagaaggaagagaaaggaacGCGCTGGCCTCCCTTGTCAACAACCTTGCCATTGAATCGG ATACCCAGAAGCATATATCTGTAGCCGAAGAGCTCTTGCGGATAGGCAATGGCAACAATTCTACTCGAGTTTTCACGTTCGATGAACTCTCAGCTGCAACCAACAACTTCAAGGCAGAATGCCTTCTTGGCGAAGGTGGATTCGGTAGAGTCTACAAAGGACACCTCGAGGACACAAACCAA GATATAGCTGTCAAGCAACTCCAGAGGAATGGCTTACAGGGAAACCGAGAGTTCCTTGTCGAAGTGTTGATGCTCAGTCTCCTACATCACCCAAACCTCGTCAATCTCATTGGTTACTGTGCCGATGGAGATCAAAGAATTCTGGTTTACGAGTGCATGCATTTGGGCTCACTGGAAGATCATCTTCTCG ATCTTTCCTCAAACAAGAAGCCGCTGGATTGGAGTACAAGAATGAAAATAGCAGAAGGTGCTGCTAGAGGCTTGGAGTACTTGCACGACATAGCAAACCCACCCGTGATCTACAGGGACTTCAAAGCATCTAACATTCTTCTGGATGAGGAGTACAACCCGAAGCTATCTGACTTTGGCCTGGCCAAGGTTGGACCAGTCGGAGACAAGAGTCACGTTTCGACAAGGGTGATGGGAACCTACGGCTACTGTGCTCCCGAGTACGCATTGACGGGGCAATTAACGAAGATGTctgatgtttacagcttcggcgtcGTGTTTCTGGAGATCATAACAGGAAGGAGAGCCATCGATACATCGAGACCTTCGAACGAGCAGAATCTTGTTCACTGG GCAGAGCCACTGTTTAAAGACAAGAAGAGGTTTGTGGAAATGGCGGACCCATTGCTGGAAGGGAATTACCCACTGAAAGGCCTCTACCAAGCTCTTGCAGTCGCAGCAATGTGCCTACAAGAGGAAGCCAGCAATCGTCCACTGATCAGTGATGTTGTGACCGCTCTGGAGTATCTGTCCAGTCCACCAAATGAAGCTTCTCAAAGCTCCAAAGAATCTTTCTCGCGGAGCCTATCCTCTCAAGATTCAGCAGAAGAAAAAGATTCAGCTAATGATGGCGGGGGCGAAGCTCAATCGAAGTTGGAAGGTGAAGAAACCCGTAACTCGTTGAGATTCAAGGAAGAAAACATCGAACGCATCTGA
- the LOC135627002 gene encoding homeobox-leucine zipper protein ROC2-like: protein MPVGLMIPARQPPSMIGRNTGTGYGSSSVLSLSQPNLLEGQQIPLQHQHHNQFVEIAQATTAESEMARAREDDFESKSCSENIEGASGDDQDQNQRPRKKRYHRHTQHQIQEMEAFFKECPHPDDKQRNELSRQLGLEPLQVKFWFQNKRTQMKNQHERQENSQLRADNEKLRADNLRYKEALSNASCPNCGGPAALGEMSFDEHNLRIENVRLREEIDRISGIAAKYVGKPVASYPLLSPAIPSRSPLDLGVGGLGVQQGIGSEMFGAGQLLRSVSGLPEIEKPVVIELAVAAMEELIRMAQLSEPLWIPGLDGAAETLNEDEYVRTFPRGIGPKLLGLKSEASRETAVVIMNQMHVVEILMDVNQWANVFSGIVSRALTLEVLSTGVAGNYNGALQVMSAEFQVPSPLVPTRESLFVRYCKQHADGTWAVVDVSLDSLRPSPVLRCRRRPSGCLIQEMPNGYSKVTWVEHVEVDDRSVHNIYRPLVNSGLAFGAKRWVSTLDRQCERLASVMASNIPSGDIGVITTPEGRKSMLKLAERMVISFCGGVGGSASHQWTTLSGSGAEDVRVMTRKSVDDPGRPPGIVLNAATSFWLPVPPKRVFDFLRDESSRSEWDILSNGGGVQEMAHIANGRDHGNCVSLLRVNSTNSSQSNMLILQESCTDSTGSYVIYAPVDVIAMNVVLNGGDPDYVALLPSGFAILPDGPCGGQGGEMVDGVGSGGSLLTVAFQILVDSAPTAKLSLGSVATVNSLIACTVERIKASAGGESAH from the exons ATGCCTGTGGGGCTGATGATACCAGCAAGGCAACCACCATCCATGATCGGGAGGAACACCGGCACCGGTTATGGCTCGTCGTCGGTGTTGTCGCTCAGCCAG CCAAACTTGTTAGAAGGGCAGCAAATCCCACTCCAGCACCAACATCATAACCAGTTTGTGGAGATCGCACAGGCCACCACCGCAGAGAGCGAGATGGCAAGGGCTCGAGAGGACGACTTCGAGAGCAAGTCATGCAGCGAGAACATTGAGGGCGCTTCCGGCGATGATCAGGACCAAAACCAGCGCCCTAGGAAGAAACGCTACCATCGCCACACACAGCATCAAATCCAAGAAATGGAGGC TTTCTTCAAGGAATGCCCTCACCCGGATGACAAGCAGAGAAATGAGCTGAGCCGGCAGCTTGGGCTGGAACCTCTCCAAGTCAAGTTTTGGTTCCAGAACAAGCGCACCCAAATGAAG AATCAACACGAGCGGCAGGAGAACTCTCAGCTACGAGCCGATAACGAGAAGCTTCGTGCCGACAACTTAAGGTACAAGGAGGCCCTCAGCAATGCTTCATGCCCAAACTGTGGCGGGCCTGCTGCTCTTGGAGAAATGTCCTTCGACGAACACAACCTCAGGATCGAAAATGTTCGGCTGAGAGAAGAA ATCGATAGGATATCAGGGATAGCAGCTAAATACGTGGGTAAGCCAGTGGCGTCGTACCCGCTCCTTTCTCCCGCCATCCCTTCACGTTCACCATTGGACCTCGGCGTCGGAGGTTTGGGGGTGCAACAGGGGATTGGGAGTGAGATGTTCGGAGCCGGGCAGTTACTGAGGAGCGTGTCAGGGCTGCCGGAGATCGAGAAGCCCGTGGTCATCGAGCTCGCCGTGGCCGCCATGGAGGAGCTCATCAGGATGGCGCAGCTCAGTGAGCCACTCTGGATTCCGGGTCTCGATGGCGCAGCCGAGACTCTCAACGAAGACGAGTACGTCAGAACGTTCCCCAGAGGGATTGGGCCGAAACTTCTGGGGCTGAAGTCCGAGGCGTCGCGCGAGACTGCGGTGGTGATCATGAACCAGATGCATGTTGTCGAGATACTCATGGACGTG AATCAATGGGCAAATGTGTTCTCGGGCATTGTGTCGAGAGCATTAACACTCGAAGTATTATCGACTGGAGTGGCTGGCAATTACAATGGAGCTCTGCAAGTG ATGTCAGCAGAATTCCAAGTTCCATCTCCGCTTGTTCCAACTCGGGAGAGCTTGTTCGTCAGGTACTGCAAGCAGCACGCGGATGGAACTTGGGCGGTGGTTGATGTTTCCTTGGACAGCTTGCGCCCCAGCCCAGTCCTGCGATGCCGAAGAAGGCCATCCGGCTGCCTGATTCAAGAAATGCCCAATGGCTACTCAAAG GTTACTTGGGTGGAACATGTCGAAGTGGACGATAGGTCTGTGCATAATATCTACAGGCCCTTGGTGAACTCAGGTCTGGCATTTGGTGCAAAGAGGTGGGTCAGTACCTTGGATAGGCAATGTGAGCGCCTAGCGAGTGTGATGGCTAGCAACATACCCTCTGGAGACATCGGCG TGATCACTACTCCAGAAGGCAGGAAAAGCATGTTGAAGCTAGCTGAGAGAATGGTGATAAGCTTCTGTGGCGGTGTCGGTGGCTCAGCTTCACATCAATGGACTACACTGTCCGGTAGTGGTGCAGAGGATGTGAGGGTTATGACGAGAAAGAGCGTAGACGATCCTGGAAGGCCTCCTGGTATTGTTCTTAATGCGGCCACATCCTTCTGGCTTCCTGTCCCACCGAAGAGGGTGTTCGACTTCCTACGTGATGAAAGCTCTCGCAGCGAG TGGGATATCCTCTCAAATGGTGGTGGTGTTCAAGAAATGGCTCACATCGCTAATGGCCGAGACCATGGAAACTGTGTTTCCCTGCTACGCGTCAAT AGCACGAACTCAAGCCAGAGCAACATGCTGATACTGCAAGAGAGCTGCACAGACTCAACGGGCTCCTACGTGATCTACGCCCCGGTGGATGTCATCGCCATGAACGTGGTGCTTAACGGTGGCGATCCTGACTACGTCGCGCTCCTGCCGTCAGGTTTCGCCATCCTCCCGGACGGGCCATGTGGAGGACAAGGCGGCGAAATGGTGGACGGCGTCGGATCAGGCGGCTCCCTCTTGACTGTAGCATTTCAGATCCTTGTCGACTCGGCTCCGACGGCCAAGCTGTCTCTTGGATCAGTCGCAACAGTCAACAGCCTCATCGCATGCACTGTTGAACGGATCAAGGCTTCAGCTGGAGGCGAAAGTGCCCACTGA